The segment TAAATCGATCTCTCATAGAAGCGCAATTTTCGCGCTTTTATCGGATAGGACAAGCAAAATTTCAAATTTTTTGCTAGCCGAGGATACGCTAAATACGCTAAAAATCGTAGAGGCTCTGGGTGCAGAGGTTAAGCGAGTGGGTGCCGAAGTCGAAATCACGCCAAAAGGCGCGATAAAAGAGCCAAATATGCCATTAGAGTGCGGGAACTCAGGCACTACGATTCGCCTTTTTATGGGGCTTTTAAGCTCGGTTAAGGGATTTTTCGTCCTAAGTGGCGATAAATACCTAAATGAGCGCCCAATGCGCAGAATAGGGGGTCCCCTAAGCAAAGTAGGGGCGAAAATTTACGGTCGTGATAATGCGAACAAAGCTCCGATTGCAATCGAGGGAAATAAGCTTGAATATTTCGAATTTGATAGCAAAATTTCATCTGCTCAGGTCAAAACCGCTATGATTTTAGCCGCCCTTAATAGCAATGGTTGCAAATTTAGCGAACCTGAGCTAAGCCGCGATCACAGCGAAAAAATGCTAAAAGCCATGGGAGCGGATATTAGCACAAACGGCCTTGAACTGCGTGTAGAGCCACTACGCGCATCACTTAAACCGCTTGAAATTTTCGTGCCAAACGACCCAAGCTCGGCGTTTTATTACGCTGTGGCAGCCTCGATAATCCCGGGCTCGCATATCGTGCTAAAAAATATGCTTTTAAATAAAACTCGCATAGAAGCTTACGAAATTTTAAAGAAAATGGGCGCTAAAATCAGCTACAAAAAAACCGATGAAATTTACGAAGAAATCGGCGATATCGAAATTTCTTACGCCCCGCTTCACGCCGTAGATGTTAGTGAAAATATCCCGTGGATGATAGATGAAGCCCCAGCCTTAGCCGTGGCGTTTGCCTGCGCGCAGGGCAAAAGCACCCTAAAAAACGCAAAAGAACTTCGCGTCAAAGAGTGCGACCGCATAACTGTCATGGTCGAGGGATTAAAGGCGTGTGGCGTGAAAGCTAGCGAGCTAGAAGATGGCTTTGAAATCATGGGCGGTGGAGAAATGAGCCCAGCAATCATCACGCCTCATGGCGATCACAGAATTGCGATGAGCTTCGCTATTTTGGGGCTTAAATGCGGTATGATGATAGAAGATGCCAAATGTATCGCGACATCTTTTCCAAATTTCAGCGAAATTTTAAAACAAATCGGAGCTAGCGTTGAGGATTGAAATGGCCAAAAGCTACGGCTTTTGCTTCGGGGTAAAAAGAGCGATTAAAATCGCAGAAAACGCAGGCGAGGCCTCGACGATAGGCGAGCTAATCCACAACGCAGAAGAGATCAACCGTCTAAGGCAAAATTTTGGCGTTAAAACCCTAAAAGACGCTAGCGAAGTAAGCGATGAAAAAAAGCTCATAATCCGCACACACGGTATCCAAAAAGAGGATTTGACGCGCCTAAGAGAGCAAAATAAAGAGCTCATCGACGCGACCTGCCCCTTTGTGACCAAACCACAGCAAATCGTCGAAAAAATGAGCGATGAGGGGTATGATATCGTGATTTTTGGCGATAGCAACCACCCAGAGGTAAAAGGGGTGAAATCCTATGCTAAGGGCAGGGTTTTTGTGGTTTTAGAGCCAAGTGAATTGGACGAGATTAAGCTAAATTCAAAGGTCGCGGTAGTTTCGCAAACTACGAAAAAAATCGAAAATTTTGTCAAAATTGTGGATTATTTAATGCAAAAATCGCGCGAGGTGCGTATTTTTAACACCATCTGCAACGCAACGCTAGAAAACCAAGAAGCAGCCGCCGAACTTGCCAAAAAAGCCGATATTATGATAATCGTGGGTGGCAAAAATTCATCAAACACAAAGCAACTTTTTTTGATTTCACAAAGCTTTTGCAAGGATAGTTATTTGATCGAAAACGAAGACGAAATCGAGCAAATTTGGTTTAAAAATAAAAATTTATGCGGGATTTCAGCAGGGGCTAGCACGCCTGATTGGATTATCAAAAAAGTCGTTGAAAAAATCGAAAAAATATCAAAATTTTAAAATTTCATCTCAAATTTAACATATCAAAATTTAAAAAAATTTAGTTGATTAAAAGCAAAATTTAGGTAAGATTTAGTTTTTAGCATTTTTGTTAAAAATGTAAATAAATTTAAAGGAAGCTTTATGGCCGAGGTGAACGAGAAAGTTCAAAATCACGCAGATGAAGATTTTGCGAAATTGTTAGAAGAGTATGACAACCAAAAATCACACGATGAGGTAGTCACAGGTAAGGTTATCGCTGTTAAAGACAACGAGATTTTCGTAGATGTGGGTAGAAAGCTAGAAGGAGTTTTGGATGTATCCGAAGTGAGCGATGCCCAAGGAAACTTGTGTGTAAAAGTAGGTGATGACATTAAAGTCGCGATAATCGGAAGTAGAGGTGGTCGCCCGGTCGTATCATATAGAAAAGCTATAAAAAAAGAAAAAGTTAAAGCATTTATCGATTCTTATGATGAAAATGCAGAAAATGTATATGATGTCAAAATCGTCTCTTTTAACAAAGGCGGTTATGTTTGCGTTAGCGAAGATGATGTCGAGTTTTTTATGCCACGCTCTCAAAGTGCGCTTAAAAACCCAAATGGCGCTATCGGAAAGACTTTTAAAGTAAAAGTTCTAAAAGTAAATGAAGATGAGCTAAGTATCGTGGTTTCACGCAAAAAATTGCTTGATGAGGACCGCAAAGCAAGCAAAGAAATCATCGAAAAAATCGTAGCTACTGAGGGTGTCATCGAAGGCACAGTCAAAAAAATCACAACTTATGGTATGTTTGTCGATGTAGGTGGCGTAGATGGACTAGTTCATTACAGCGAAATTTCATACAAAGGCCCTGTAAATCCTAGCTCACTTTATAAAGACGGCGACAAAGTCCCAGTCAAAGTGGTCAAATACGATAGCGACAAAAAACACCTATCTCTTTCAATCAAAGCTGCAATGCCAGATCCTTGGAACGAGATCAAAGACAGCCTAGAAGTCGGCGACACAATCCGCGTAAAAATCAGCAATATCGAGCCTTATGGCGCATTTGTTGATTTAGGCAACGATATCGAGGGATTTTTGCACATTAGCGAAATTTCATGGGATAAAAATATCAAAAATCCAAAAGACTTCATCAGCGAGGGCGAAGAAATCGATGTAGAAGTCGTAGAAATCAACCCAGATGAAAGAAGACTAAGAGTAAGCCTTAAAAACTTGCTTCCAAAACCATTTGATGAATTTTTGGCAAAATACAAAGTCGGCGATGTGGTAAAAGGTGCAATCACAACAATCACAAATTTTGGCGCATTTGTTAGAATCGACAGCGTAGAGGGTCTTTTGCACAATGAAGACGCTTCTTGGGATAGAAACGAAAAATGCAAAAATTTATTCAAAATCGGCGATGAACTAGAAGTCAAAATTATCAAAATCGACAACGACACACAAAAAATTTCACTAAATCGCAAAGAGCTAGGCGATAGCCCGATTAGCGATTATGCGAAATCTCACAAACAAGGCGATGTCGTAAAAGGTAAAATTCGCGATATCAAAGATTTTGGAATCTTCGTAGAGTTAGAAGGTGGCGTAGATGCGCTACTTCGCAAAGAGGATTTGGGCGATAAGAGCGCAGATGAGATCAAAATCGGCGATGAAATCGAAGCTGCAATTGCATTTATCGATGAAAAGAAAAATCGTATTCGCCTAAGCGTTCGCAGACTAGCTCACCAAAAAGAGCGCGAGCTTTTAAACGAAGTAAATAGCGATGATGAAAAAATGACTTTGGGAGATCTTATTAAAGATCAACTAAAATAACCCCGCTTGCAAGGCAGTTTTGCCTTGCAACTCCACATACAAAATAGGAGAAATTTATGAAAACTGTAATAGTTTGCGACGCAATCCACAATATAGGTTTTGAACTTCTCTCAAAAGAATCAGATATCAATGTAATCGACGCTACCGATGTCCCAAAAGACGAGCTTTACGGCATGCTTGGCGATGCAGATGTAGCAATCACTAGAAGCTCGACTGCGGTAGATGAGAAATTCCTAAATTCAGGAACTAATCTCAAAGCTATCGTGCGCGCAGGCGTGGGCGTGGATAACTGCGATATCGACGGCTGCTCTAAGCGCGGAATTATCCTTATGAATGTCCCTACGGCAAACACAATCGCCGCTGTGGAGATGACTATGTGCCACCTGCTAAATGCTGCCCGCAAATATGTAAATTCGTGCAATGATTTGAAAATCAATCGCATTTGGAAACGCGAAAAATGGTATGGCACTGAGCTATACAAAAAAAGCCTAGGCATTATCGGCTTCGGTAATATCGGCTCTCGCGTGGGTGTGCGCGCACTTGGCTTTGGTATGAGCGTCATCGCGTATGACCCATATATCGATCCAGAAAAGGCCACAAAACTAGGCGTGAAATACACTACGAATTTCGATGATATCCTAGCGTGCGATTTCATCACAATCCACACGCCAAAAAACCGCGAAACTATCAATATGATTGACGAGCCACAAATTGCGAAGATGAAAGATGGCGTGCGCCTCATAAACTGCGCGCGCGGTGGATTATACAACGAAGCAGCCTTAGTAAAAAACCTAAAATCAGGCAAAATCGCATATCTAGGCATAGATGTTTTCGACAAAGAACCAGCCACTTCGCATGATTTCTTAGATATCGAAAATTTAACCGCCACTCCGCACCTTGGCGCAAACACTTTGGAATCGCAAAGAAATATTGCAGTCGAAGCTGCTGAGCAAGCTATCAGCGCAGCACGCGGTATCAGTTATCCAAATGCGCTAAATTTGCCTATCAAATCCGAGGATTTACCAGCCTCAATCGAAGCTTATGTGGATTTGATATCAAAAATGGCATATCTAGCCGCCCAAATCAACAAAGGCCCGATAAAATCTATCAAAATCGAGGGTAGTGGTGAGATTGCACAATACCTAAATTCAATGCTAGTTTTCGCTATCGTGGGCGCAATGCACGATAGTTTGGGCGATTCGCTAAATTATGTCAATGCGAAATTCCTAGCCGATGAGAAGAGTATCGAGACCGAGTATAAAGAGTGCGTGGGCAGTATCTACAAAAATGAGATTGGCGTTACGATTATCACAGACAAGGACACTTCGAGCGTCGTGGGCACGGTCTTTGACGGCAAAGAGGGTCGCATAGTCAATGTCAATGGATTTAAAACTGACTTCAAGCCAAAAGGCAAGATGATAATCTTCAAAAACACCGATGTCCCGGGCGTCATCAAAAACATAAGCACGATTTTAGCCGATGAGAATATCAATATCGCTGACTTCCGCCTAGGCAGAGGCGAGGACGGCAACGCACTAGCCGTGATCTTAGTCGATTCTCAGGTGCAAAAATCAGTCCTAGAAAAGCTCGCTAAACTAGACACTTGCCTCATGGTGCGCTACGCATCGTTATAAATTTAGTCAAATTTAATGTAGGGGTTATAATAACGATTTTATTATAACCCCAAAAGAAAGCAATATGATAAAAAATTTAGAATTTTCTTAGTTTTAATCTGTATTACCATGAGCAAAAATCCCCAAAACATTAAATTTGTAAAAATTTAAAACTATATGAAATTTTGGATAGAAAGTTTTATGCGCTTATAAAATAGCGCAAAAATGGGCTTTTTTTATAAAATATGTAAGCGAATTTCCTGTGTATTTCACAAAAAGATAATCGATTAAAAGCAGAATTATATATGCAAAGCACAAAACGCAAGCTATGAGCAACGAGGCTTTTGTGCGCAAGAATTTTATTAAAAAAATGGATAGTAAAAATAAGGTCGTTGAAATGTAGGTCAAATTAATTATTGCTCCGTTTTTTGTGCGGTGGTGTTTATGATGAGTGGTAAATTCGATTTTATTGCCTTGCCTGCCACTACTGCATGATATTTTTTTAGCCCAGATAAAGATTGAGCTAAATCTTTTCCTATGTAATTACTTAAAAAATTATAATTTGTTTCATCGAAAGATTGAAAACAAATCATAGTATTACATTGAGTTAATATAGTTTTAGAAATATTTGCAGTTCTTTGTCCTA is part of the Campylobacter sp. VBCF_01 NA2 genome and harbors:
- the serA gene encoding phosphoglycerate dehydrogenase; the protein is MKTVIVCDAIHNIGFELLSKESDINVIDATDVPKDELYGMLGDADVAITRSSTAVDEKFLNSGTNLKAIVRAGVGVDNCDIDGCSKRGIILMNVPTANTIAAVEMTMCHLLNAARKYVNSCNDLKINRIWKREKWYGTELYKKSLGIIGFGNIGSRVGVRALGFGMSVIAYDPYIDPEKATKLGVKYTTNFDDILACDFITIHTPKNRETINMIDEPQIAKMKDGVRLINCARGGLYNEAALVKNLKSGKIAYLGIDVFDKEPATSHDFLDIENLTATPHLGANTLESQRNIAVEAAEQAISAARGISYPNALNLPIKSEDLPASIEAYVDLISKMAYLAAQINKGPIKSIKIEGSGEIAQYLNSMLVFAIVGAMHDSLGDSLNYVNAKFLADEKSIETEYKECVGSIYKNEIGVTIITDKDTSSVVGTVFDGKEGRIVNVNGFKTDFKPKGKMIIFKNTDVPGVIKNISTILADENINIADFRLGRGEDGNALAVILVDSQVQKSVLEKLAKLDTCLMVRYASL
- the aroA gene encoding 3-phosphoshikimate 1-carboxyvinyltransferase, which gives rise to MRIFAQKSPLNAEISNIGSDKSISHRSAIFALLSDRTSKISNFLLAEDTLNTLKIVEALGAEVKRVGAEVEITPKGAIKEPNMPLECGNSGTTIRLFMGLLSSVKGFFVLSGDKYLNERPMRRIGGPLSKVGAKIYGRDNANKAPIAIEGNKLEYFEFDSKISSAQVKTAMILAALNSNGCKFSEPELSRDHSEKMLKAMGADISTNGLELRVEPLRASLKPLEIFVPNDPSSAFYYAVAASIIPGSHIVLKNMLLNKTRIEAYEILKKMGAKISYKKTDEIYEEIGDIEISYAPLHAVDVSENIPWMIDEAPALAVAFACAQGKSTLKNAKELRVKECDRITVMVEGLKACGVKASELEDGFEIMGGGEMSPAIITPHGDHRIAMSFAILGLKCGMMIEDAKCIATSFPNFSEILKQIGASVED
- a CDS encoding 30S ribosomal protein S1 is translated as MAEVNEKVQNHADEDFAKLLEEYDNQKSHDEVVTGKVIAVKDNEIFVDVGRKLEGVLDVSEVSDAQGNLCVKVGDDIKVAIIGSRGGRPVVSYRKAIKKEKVKAFIDSYDENAENVYDVKIVSFNKGGYVCVSEDDVEFFMPRSQSALKNPNGAIGKTFKVKVLKVNEDELSIVVSRKKLLDEDRKASKEIIEKIVATEGVIEGTVKKITTYGMFVDVGGVDGLVHYSEISYKGPVNPSSLYKDGDKVPVKVVKYDSDKKHLSLSIKAAMPDPWNEIKDSLEVGDTIRVKISNIEPYGAFVDLGNDIEGFLHISEISWDKNIKNPKDFISEGEEIDVEVVEINPDERRLRVSLKNLLPKPFDEFLAKYKVGDVVKGAITTITNFGAFVRIDSVEGLLHNEDASWDRNEKCKNLFKIGDELEVKIIKIDNDTQKISLNRKELGDSPISDYAKSHKQGDVVKGKIRDIKDFGIFVELEGGVDALLRKEDLGDKSADEIKIGDEIEAAIAFIDEKKNRIRLSVRRLAHQKERELLNEVNSDDEKMTLGDLIKDQLK
- a CDS encoding 4-hydroxy-3-methylbut-2-enyl diphosphate reductase, with protein sequence MRIEMAKSYGFCFGVKRAIKIAENAGEASTIGELIHNAEEINRLRQNFGVKTLKDASEVSDEKKLIIRTHGIQKEDLTRLREQNKELIDATCPFVTKPQQIVEKMSDEGYDIVIFGDSNHPEVKGVKSYAKGRVFVVLEPSELDEIKLNSKVAVVSQTTKKIENFVKIVDYLMQKSREVRIFNTICNATLENQEAAAELAKKADIMIIVGGKNSSNTKQLFLISQSFCKDSYLIENEDEIEQIWFKNKNLCGISAGASTPDWIIKKVVEKIEKISKF